A window of Castanea sativa cultivar Marrone di Chiusa Pesio chromosome 1, ASM4071231v1 contains these coding sequences:
- the LOC142622393 gene encoding late embryogenesis abundant protein At1g64065-like, whose protein sequence is MAEKMTQQVHPFAQVNKQPRSDEESGTLTSDQELKRKKRIKLAIYIAAFAVFQTIVILVFALTVMRVKTPKVRLGTDVTFQNFKTGTQASPSFDLSFTAQVGIKNSNFGPYKFDSTIATFMYEGVTVGQVTIPKGKAGLRSTKKVTVTANVNSNALQSTASHGSELGAGVLTLNSQAKLSGKVELMFVMKKKKSAEMNCTMTIEVTTKAVQSMNCE, encoded by the coding sequence ATGGCTGAGAAAATGACCCAGCAGGTGCACCCTTTCGCACAAGTAAATAAGCAACCCAGAAGTGATGAAGAGTCTGGTACTCTGACGTCTGATCAGGAGCTCAAGCGAAAGAAAAGGATCAAGTTGGCCATATATATTGCTGCTTTTGCTGTGTTTCAGACTATTGTTATCTTGGTCTTTGCACTCACTGTGATGCGTGTTAAGACCCCTAAGGTCAGGTTGGGCACTGATGTCACGTTCCAGAACTTCAAAACTGGAACCCAAGCATCACCTTCCTTTGACTTGAGCTTCACAGCCCAAGTTGGAATTAAGAACTCAAACTTTGGTCCCTACAAATTTGATAGCACCATTGCCACGTTCATGTACGAGGGTGTAACAGTAGGGCAAGTCACTATTCCTAAAGGTAAGGCTGGGCTGCGTTCTACCAAAAAAGTTACCGTCACAGCTAATGTGAATTCAAATGCTCTGCAAAGCACTGCTAGTCATGGAAGTGAGTTAGGTGCTGGTGTATTGACTCTGAACAGCCAGGCAAAGCTCAGTGGGAAAGTGGAATTGATGTttgtgatgaagaagaagaagtccgCCGAAATGAATTGCACGATGACCATTGAAGTGACAACAAAGGCCGTCCAATCTATGAATTGcgaataa